A stretch of Streptococcus sp. oral taxon 061 DNA encodes these proteins:
- a CDS encoding class A sortase, whose product MSQKRTKSKKNKRKNLLINILAGFLILLSLALIFNSKIRDVIMIWNTNKYQVSQVSKEEIEENKTATGNFDFDSVKSLSSEAVLSAQWSSQQLPVIGGISIPELEMNLPIFKGLDNVNLFYGAGTMKADQVMGQGNYSLASHRIFTGKDADQKLFSPLARATNGMFIYLTDKEKVYKYEIVEVNKVTPDRIDVIEDRDGVDELTLVTCEDANATERIIVKANLKEVKNYLEASPEILQSFNKPYKQFYE is encoded by the coding sequence ATGTCTCAAAAAAGAACTAAGAGTAAAAAAAATAAACGTAAGAATCTGCTGATTAATATTTTAGCTGGCTTTCTAATCCTTTTGTCTCTAGCATTGATTTTTAACTCGAAGATACGTGATGTAATTATGATTTGGAATACCAATAAATATCAAGTAAGTCAGGTTTCAAAAGAGGAAATTGAGGAAAATAAAACTGCTACTGGAAATTTTGATTTTGACTCTGTAAAATCCTTATCTTCAGAGGCAGTACTTTCTGCTCAATGGAGTTCCCAGCAACTTCCAGTAATTGGTGGTATTTCTATCCCAGAACTTGAAATGAACTTGCCTATTTTTAAGGGGCTGGATAATGTGAACCTTTTCTATGGTGCTGGAACCATGAAAGCTGATCAGGTTATGGGACAGGGAAATTATTCGTTAGCAAGTCACCGTATTTTCACTGGTAAAGATGCAGATCAGAAGCTATTTTCACCCTTAGCACGAGCTACTAATGGAATGTTCATTTATCTAACTGATAAAGAAAAGGTTTATAAATATGAAATTGTAGAAGTTAATAAGGTGACTCCAGATCGAATCGATGTTATAGAAGACCGAGATGGGGTTGACGAGTTGACTTTAGTAACCTGTGAAGATGCTAATGCTACAGAACGGATTATTGTTAAAGCAAATTTGAAAGAAGTTAAAAACTATTTAGAAGCTTCCCCAGAAATATTGCAATCATTTAATAAACCATATAAACAATTTTATGAATAG
- the sdbB gene encoding thiol-disulfide oxidoreductase-associated lipoprotein SdbB has product MKKIIYFGLSFLSIFLLIACGKQGKESSQQTQTSQTQQQATVKQVAVGAEAPDFTLQSMDGKEVKLSDFKGKKVYLKFWASWCGPCKKSMPELMELAAKEDRDFEILSVIAPGLQGEKTIDQFPKWFEEQGYKDIPVLYDTKGTTFQAYQIRSIPTEYLIDSNGKIAKIQLGAISNADAEAAFAQMD; this is encoded by the coding sequence ATGAAAAAAATAATCTATTTTGGACTTAGTTTCTTATCTATCTTTCTTTTGATTGCTTGTGGTAAGCAAGGGAAGGAATCAAGTCAGCAAACTCAAACGAGTCAAACACAACAGCAAGCAACTGTTAAACAGGTGGCTGTAGGAGCCGAAGCACCGGATTTTACGCTACAATCTATGGATGGAAAAGAAGTCAAGCTATCTGATTTTAAAGGTAAAAAAGTTTATCTAAAATTCTGGGCCTCTTGGTGCGGACCTTGTAAAAAGAGTATGCCTGAACTAATGGAACTAGCTGCAAAAGAAGATCGTGATTTTGAAATTTTATCTGTTATTGCACCAGGTCTTCAAGGCGAAAAAACCATAGACCAATTTCCAAAATGGTTTGAGGAGCAGGGCTATAAGGATATACCAGTCTTATATGACACTAAGGGAACAACCTTCCAAGCCTATCAGATTCGAAGTATCCCAACTGAATACCTAATTGATTCAAATGGTAAAATTGCTAAGATTCAATTAGGTGCAATTAGTAATGCAGATGCGGAAGCAGCTTTTGCTCAGATGGATTAA
- the gyrA gene encoding DNA gyrase subunit A, with the protein MQDKNLVNVNLTKEMKTSFIDYAMSVIVSRALPDVRDGLKPVHRRILYGMNELGVTPDKPHKKSARITGDVMGKYHPHGDSSIYEAMVRMAQWWSYRYMLVDGHGNFGSMDGDGAAAQRYTEARMSKIALEMLRDINKNTVDFVDNYDANEREPVVLPARFPNLLVNGATGIAVGMATNIPPHNLGETIDAVKLVMDNPEVTTKDLMEVLPGPDFPTGALVMGKSGIHKAYETGKGSIVLRSRTEIEETKTGRERIVVTEFPYMVNKTKVHEHIVRLVQEKRIDGITAVRDESNREGVRFVIEVRRDASANVILNNLFKMTQMQTSFGFNMLAIQNGVPKILSLRQILDAYIEHQKEVVTRRTQFDKEKAEARAHILEGLLIALDHIDEVIRIIRASETDEEAQAELMSKFKLSERQSQAILDMRLRRLTGLERDKIQSEYDELIALIADLTDILAKPERVAQIIKEELDEVKRKFGDKRRTELMVGEVLTLEDEDLIEESDVLITLSNKGYIKRLDQDEFTAQKRGGRGVQGTGVKDDDFVRELVSTSTHDHLLFFTNKGRVYRLKGYEIPEYGRTAKGLPVVNLLKLDEGESIQTIINVESERSDDAYIFFTTRAGIVKRTSVKEFANIRQNGLKALNLKDEDELINVLLTQEDTDIIIGTKLGYAVRFNQSSVRSMSRSATGVKGVNLREGDAVVGARVITDQDEVLIITEKGYGKRTVATEYPTKGRAGKGMKTANITDKNGHLAGLLTVKGDEDLMVITDTGVMIRTNVANISKTGRSTMGVKVMRLDENAKIVTFTTVAAAEKEEVGAENETESEE; encoded by the coding sequence ATGCAAGATAAAAATCTAGTGAATGTCAATCTGACAAAGGAGATGAAGACTAGCTTTATCGACTACGCCATGAGTGTAATCGTATCGCGTGCTCTTCCTGATGTTCGTGATGGGTTGAAACCTGTTCATCGTCGTATTTTGTACGGAATGAATGAATTAGGAGTTACGCCTGATAAACCTCATAAGAAATCTGCCCGTATTACAGGGGACGTAATGGGTAAATACCACCCACACGGGGATTCATCTATCTATGAAGCTATGGTTCGTATGGCTCAATGGTGGAGCTACCGCTACATGCTTGTAGATGGGCACGGTAACTTTGGTTCTATGGACGGTGATGGCGCTGCCGCGCAACGTTATACTGAAGCACGTATGAGTAAGATTGCTCTTGAAATGCTTCGCGATATCAATAAAAATACCGTTGACTTTGTTGATAACTATGATGCCAATGAACGAGAACCTGTTGTTTTACCAGCTCGTTTTCCAAATCTTTTGGTCAATGGTGCCACAGGTATTGCCGTTGGTATGGCGACCAATATTCCACCTCATAATTTGGGTGAAACCATTGATGCTGTTAAACTCGTCATGGATAATCCTGAAGTTACAACTAAAGATTTGATGGAAGTTTTGCCTGGTCCAGACTTCCCAACTGGTGCCCTAGTTATGGGGAAATCAGGTATTCATAAGGCTTACGAGACTGGTAAAGGATCTATTGTTCTACGTTCTCGTACGGAAATTGAAGAAACTAAAACAGGTCGCGAACGTATCGTTGTTACTGAATTCCCATATATGGTCAACAAAACCAAAGTACATGAACATATTGTGCGTCTGGTTCAAGAGAAACGTATCGATGGAATTACTGCTGTTCGTGATGAATCTAACCGTGAAGGTGTTCGCTTTGTTATTGAAGTTAGACGCGACGCATCAGCTAATGTTATTTTGAACAACTTATTCAAGATGACTCAGATGCAGACTAGCTTTGGTTTTAACATGCTTGCTATCCAAAATGGTGTTCCAAAGATTTTATCGCTTCGCCAAATCTTGGATGCATACATTGAGCACCAAAAAGAAGTTGTGACTCGTCGTACTCAATTTGATAAAGAGAAAGCCGAAGCACGCGCACATATCTTGGAAGGTTTGCTGATTGCACTAGACCACATCGACGAAGTTATTCGTATTATCCGTGCCAGTGAAACTGATGAAGAGGCTCAAGCAGAATTGATGAGCAAGTTCAAGCTTTCTGAACGTCAAAGTCAAGCAATCCTAGACATGCGTCTCCGTCGTTTGACAGGTTTGGAACGTGATAAGATTCAGTCAGAGTATGACGAATTGATTGCTTTGATTGCTGATTTAACTGATATTCTTGCAAAACCAGAACGCGTAGCACAAATCATCAAAGAAGAATTGGATGAAGTCAAACGGAAGTTTGGAGATAAACGCCGTACTGAGTTGATGGTTGGTGAAGTCTTGACACTTGAAGATGAAGACTTGATTGAAGAGTCTGATGTTCTCATCACTTTATCAAATAAAGGCTACATTAAACGTTTGGACCAAGACGAGTTTACTGCCCAAAAACGTGGTGGACGTGGTGTTCAAGGTACTGGTGTTAAGGATGATGACTTTGTCAGGGAGTTGGTTTCTACCAGCACCCATGATCACTTGCTCTTCTTTACCAACAAAGGTCGTGTCTATCGTTTGAAAGGTTATGAAATCCCAGAATATGGTCGTACAGCCAAGGGATTACCTGTAGTGAACCTCTTGAAACTGGATGAGGGAGAAAGTATCCAAACCATTATTAACGTCGAATCAGAACGAAGTGATGATGCATACATCTTCTTTACGACTCGAGCAGGTATTGTTAAGAGAACTAGCGTAAAAGAATTTGCTAACATTCGTCAAAATGGTCTAAAAGCCTTGAATTTGAAAGATGAGGACGAATTGATTAATGTTCTTCTGACTCAAGAAGATACTGATATCATCATTGGTACTAAATTGGGATATGCAGTTCGTTTCAATCAATCATCCGTTCGTAGCATGAGTCGTAGTGCTACAGGTGTTAAAGGAGTAAATCTTCGTGAAGGTGATGCTGTAGTTGGTGCTAGAGTGATTACCGATCAAGATGAAGTTCTTATCATTACTGAAAAAGGATACGGTAAGCGTACAGTTGCCACTGAATATCCAACTAAAGGTCGTGCTGGTAAAGGTATGAAGACTGCTAATATTACAGATAAGAATGGTCATCTTGCTGGTCTTCTAACAGTAAAAGGCGACGAAGATTTGATGGTTATCACAGATACCGGTGTCATGATTCGTACAAATGTTGCCAATATTTCTAAGACTGGACGTTCAACTATGGGAGTTAAGGTTATGCGTCTAGATGAGAACGCTAAGATTGTAACCTTTACAACAGTTGCGGCAGCTGAGAAAGAAGAAGTTGGGGCAGAAAACGAAACAGAAAGTGAAGAATAA
- the ccdA2 gene encoding thiol-disulfide oxidoreductase-associated membrane protein CcdA2, producing the protein MESIIFFISVFLAGVLSFFSPCIFPLLPVYAGVLLDDQEQSKTFRFLGKEVAWSGLIRTLCFIAGISLIFFILGFGAGFLGNLLYADWFRYVMGGIIIILGLHQMEILHLRKLEFQKTVTFNQKQSSKYLSAFLLGISFSFGWTPCIGPVLSSVLALAASGGNGALQGALLTLIYTLGMALPFLVLALASGLIMPYFSKIKSHLLLLKRIGGLLIILMGILLMLGQLNVLSGILG; encoded by the coding sequence TTGGAAAGTATTATATTTTTTATCTCTGTGTTTTTAGCTGGTGTCTTGTCATTCTTTTCGCCCTGCATTTTTCCCTTGTTACCAGTCTATGCAGGTGTTTTATTAGATGATCAAGAACAGTCAAAAACATTTCGTTTTTTAGGTAAAGAGGTTGCCTGGTCAGGATTAATTCGGACACTCTGTTTTATCGCAGGTATCTCTCTGATTTTCTTTATTCTAGGGTTTGGAGCAGGATTTCTCGGAAACTTACTCTATGCTGATTGGTTCCGTTATGTTATGGGTGGTATTATTATCATACTAGGCTTACATCAGATGGAAATCCTTCATTTACGAAAACTAGAGTTCCAAAAAACAGTAACATTTAATCAAAAACAGTCTAGTAAATATCTATCAGCCTTTTTATTAGGTATCAGCTTTAGCTTTGGTTGGACTCCATGTATTGGTCCAGTTTTAAGTTCTGTTTTAGCACTGGCTGCCTCGGGAGGAAATGGAGCTCTTCAGGGGGCCTTATTAACCCTTATCTATACTCTCGGAATGGCGCTTCCATTTTTAGTATTGGCCTTAGCATCAGGTCTTATTATGCCCTATTTTAGTAAAATCAAATCTCACCTCCTCTTATTGAAGAGAATTGGTGGTTTACTGATTATCCTCATGGGAATTTTATTAATGTTGGGACAGTTAAATGTCTTATCAGGAATATTAGGATAA
- a CDS encoding aspartate-semialdehyde dehydrogenase — translation MGYTVAVVGATGAVGAQMIKMLEESTLPIDKIRYLASARSAGKVLQFKGQDVTIEETTEDAFEGVDIALFSAGGSTSAKYAPYAVKAGAVVVDNTSYFRQNPDVPLVVPEVNAHALDAHNGIISCPNCSTIQMMVALEPVRQKWGLDRIIVSTYQAVSGAGMGAILETQRELREVLNDGVNPRDVKAEILPSGGDKKHYPIAFNALPQIDVFTDNDYTYEEMKMTNETKKIMEDDSIAVSATCVRIPVLSAHSESVYIETKEVAPIDEVKAAIAAFPGAVLEDDVAHQIYPQAVNAVGSRDTFVGRIRKDLDAEKGIHMWVVSDNLLKGAAWNSVQIAETLHERGLVHPTAELKFELK, via the coding sequence ATGGGATACACAGTTGCTGTTGTCGGCGCTACAGGTGCCGTTGGTGCTCAAATGATCAAAATGTTGGAAGAATCAACCCTTCCAATTGATAAGATTCGTTACCTTGCGTCTGCACGTTCTGCAGGAAAGGTCTTGCAATTCAAAGGTCAAGATGTGACCATTGAAGAAACAACAGAAGATGCATTTGAAGGGGTTGATATTGCGCTCTTCTCAGCTGGTGGTTCAACTTCTGCAAAATACGCACCTTATGCTGTTAAAGCAGGTGCTGTCGTTGTAGATAACACTTCTTACTTCCGTCAAAATCCTGATGTACCTTTGGTAGTACCTGAAGTGAACGCCCACGCTCTTGATGCTCACAACGGAATCATCTCTTGTCCAAACTGTTCAACTATTCAAATGATGGTTGCTCTTGAGCCTGTTCGTCAAAAATGGGGTTTGGACCGTATCATTGTATCAACTTATCAAGCAGTTTCAGGTGCTGGTATGGGAGCTATTCTTGAAACCCAACGTGAGCTTCGTGAAGTCTTAAATGATGGAGTTAACCCACGTGATGTTAAAGCAGAAATCTTACCTTCAGGTGGAGATAAGAAACACTATCCAATCGCCTTCAACGCTCTTCCGCAAATTGATGTCTTCACAGATAATGACTACACATACGAAGAAATGAAGATGACAAACGAGACTAAGAAAATTATGGAAGACGATAGCATTGCTGTTTCAGCAACTTGTGTGCGGATTCCAGTCTTGTCAGCTCACTCAGAGTCAGTCTACATTGAAACAAAAGAAGTGGCTCCAATCGATGAAGTCAAGGCTGCGATTGCTGCCTTTCCAGGTGCAGTTCTTGAAGACGATGTGGCTCACCAAATCTATCCTCAAGCAGTCAATGCTGTCGGTTCACGTGATACATTTGTCGGACGTATCCGTAAAGACTTGGATGCTGAAAAAGGGATCCATATGTGGGTTGTTTCCGATAACCTTCTCAAGGGTGCTGCTTGGAACTCGGTTCAAATTGCAGAAACCCTTCATGAACGTGGTTTAGTACACCCAACAGCTGAGTTGAAGTTTGAATTGAAATAG
- a CDS encoding L-lactate dehydrogenase, with protein MTVTKQHKKVILVGDGAVGSSYAFALVNQGIAQELGIIEIPQLFEKAVGDAEDLSHALAFTSPKKIYAAKYEDCADADLVVITAGAPQKPGETRLDLVGKNLAINKSIVEQVVASGFDGIFLVAANPVDILTYSTWKFSGFPKERVIGSGTSLDSARFRQALAETIGVDARSVHAYIMGEHGDSEFAVWSHANVAGVKLEQWLQANRDLNEADLVELFISVRDAAYSIINKKGATYYGIAVALARITKAILDDENAVLPLSVFQEGQYGVENVFIGQPAIVGAHGIVRPVNIPLNDAETQKMQASARELQEIIDEAWKNPEFQAASKN; from the coding sequence ATGACAGTTACTAAACAACACAAAAAAGTTATCCTCGTTGGTGACGGTGCCGTAGGTTCTTCTTACGCTTTCGCTCTTGTTAACCAAGGTATTGCTCAAGAACTTGGTATCATTGAAATTCCTCAATTGTTTGAAAAAGCAGTTGGTGATGCTGAAGACCTTAGCCACGCGCTTGCTTTTACTTCGCCTAAGAAAATTTATGCTGCTAAGTATGAAGACTGTGCGGATGCGGACCTTGTAGTTATCACTGCTGGTGCTCCACAAAAACCAGGTGAAACTCGTCTTGACCTTGTTGGTAAAAACCTTGCTATCAACAAATCAATCGTTGAACAAGTTGTTGCGTCTGGTTTTGACGGTATCTTCCTTGTTGCTGCTAACCCAGTTGACATTTTGACTTACTCAACTTGGAAATTCTCAGGATTCCCTAAAGAACGTGTTATCGGTTCAGGTACTTCACTTGACTCAGCTCGTTTCCGTCAAGCGCTTGCTGAAACTATTGGCGTTGATGCTCGTTCAGTTCACGCCTACATCATGGGTGAGCACGGTGACTCAGAATTTGCCGTTTGGTCACACGCTAACGTTGCCGGTGTTAAATTGGAGCAATGGTTGCAAGCTAACCGCGACTTAAATGAAGCTGACCTTGTTGAACTCTTCATCTCAGTTCGTGACGCTGCTTACTCAATCATCAACAAAAAAGGTGCTACATACTACGGTATCGCAGTTGCTCTTGCTCGTATCACAAAAGCTATCCTTGATGATGAAAATGCCGTACTTCCACTTTCAGTCTTCCAAGAAGGACAATACGGAGTTGAAAACGTCTTTATCGGTCAACCAGCTATCGTTGGTGCACATGGTATCGTTCGCCCAGTTAACATCCCATTGAACGACGCTGAAACACAAAAAATGCAAGCTTCTGCTCGTGAATTGCAAGAAATTATTGACGAAGCATGGAAAAACCCTGAATTCCAAGCTGCTTCTAAAAACTAA